The DNA region TTAGTAGATTTTCCTGGGCGTGTTTTTGAAATTCAGACTGCATTTCACTACACCAAAAGCGAAATGAAAAATCACATGAGCGGAAAAACTTTTAATATTACCACCCGTAATTTCCCTGAAACGGTAGAAAACATTCGCAAAAAATGGAAAATTAAAGAGGGCGGCAATCATTATTCTTTTTTTACAACCGATGCTAATACTAATAAAATTGTATTAATTTGCGCCAAAATAAAATAACAACTAAAGATTAAAACAAATAAATACCGAATGAAAAAACTACTATTAACTGCCTTATTTCTTATTTCACTCAGTACCCTAGCCCAAACACCATGTGACTATTCGATTAATGTAACCGATTCACTAGGCACTTACAAGCGTACAAAAGAATACCTAATGTCCGAAAAAAACTTTGCAGGAACATCCAGTTACATCTTTTGCGCCTTGTCTATGACCGATGGTTTACCTACGCTCAGTGTACAATTAATCCAAAAAAGCAAAGGATTCATGAAAGCCAATTGTTTTGACAAAAATTCAAGACTCTATTTGCAATTAGACAACGGAAAAGTGATCACTCTTTTTCACATTGATAACGAGTTTTGCGGAAGCATGTTGCGCGACGAAAAAGGCTTTGACAACCGTGTCATAGTAGGTACCTTTATGTTTTTAAAAGGCACCATGGAAGACATAAAAAGTTCCAAAGTATCCTTGATGCGTATCAAATACCTCACCGACACCGAGGATTACATCATCAAGAAAAATTTAGTTTCAGAGATGGACGGAAAAACCTATCATCCCGAAACCTACTTCATCGAAAACTTACGCTGCATCGAAAATTAATATCCAAATCCGATTTGTCCACACAAGTCGGATTTTTTTATTCTGAACTTGTTTCAGAATCCCTGAACTTGTTTCAGAATCCCTGAACTTGTTTCAGAATCCCTGAACTTGTTTCAGAATCCCTGAACTTGTTTCAGAATCCCTGAACTTGTTTCAGAATCCCTGAACTTGTTTCAGAATCCCTGAACTTGTTTCAGAATCCCTGAACTTGTTTCAGAATCCCTGAACTTGTTTCAGAATCTCTGAACTTGTTTCAGAATCCCTGAACTTGTTTCAGAATCCCTGAACTTGTTTCAGAATCCCTGAACTTGTTTCAAAATCTTTTCTTTTAATTAAGCACAAGCTTTTGTCAGTTCGAGCTAGCCTGCACTGAGCATAGACGAAGTGTCGAGAACTCAGTAAAAACTAATCCAACTTTTGTCAGTTCGAGCTAGCCTGCACTGAGCATAGACGAAGTGTCGAGAACTAACTAAATTAAATTCAGCTTTTTGTCAGTTCGAGCTAGCCTGCACTGAGCATAGACGAAGTGTCGAGAACCACAACAATTACATATTTTTGGGCGTGCCCTCGCTGCACCACGATTGTGCAAAAAAAGAGACTCAGTGCAGCAACGAGGTCAGGCTGTCCGTTCCCGCTTCCCGATGAAAAATCGGGAGAGCTCCACTTCCATCCTTCACGCAAGTCGGTGCTTCTTTTAAAATTTATCATTGAAATTACCATTGTCATTACTATTAAAATTGTCATTGAAATTATTATCTTTAAATTTGAAAATCAACACAATATGAAATGGTCAGCTAAACCTATTGTCCACAAAGGAGAAAAACGAATTGGCGTATATTTTGAAAAAAACACCGAATTAATTGCTCGAATTAAACAAATTGAAGATGCCCGATGGAGTCAGCAAAAAACAGTGTGGCACATTCCCGATACCGAAGAAAATAGAATACGATTTAAAATTACACCTCTCTCTCAAACTATTCCATCAGAAGAAGCTCAAGTACAAATAGAAAAATTCAAACAATGGATGCGTTCCAAACGATATAGCAAAAGTACTATTGTAACCTATTGCGAAGCTTTGAAATCTTTTTTACTGTTTTACAGAGAAAAGGCCATTGCAGCAATTACAAACGAAGATGTGATTATCTATAATAACGATTATATTTTGAAAAATAATCTATCTGCCTCCTACCAGAATCAAATTGTCAATGCAATTAAACTTTATTTTAAAACTATTCAAGATACAAAAATTGAGGTTGATAAAATTCCCCGACCTAAACGCGCCAAAGTTTTACCTAATGTTTTGAGCAAGGAAGAAATCAAATTGATTTTGAATGCCCATAACAACCTCAAACACAAAATGATGCTTTCGATGATTTACAGTTGCGGTTTGCGCAGTGGCGAATTATTGGCTTTACAACCCGTTCATATCGATTCTAAAAGAAATATAGTTTTGCTCAAAAATTCAAAGGGCAAAAAAGACAGAATTGCTCCTTTGAGTCCCAAAATACTCGAAATGTTAAGAGAATATTACACTATTTGTAAACCAACCACTTATTTATTTGAAGGACAAACTAAAGGACAGCCTTATGATTCTAGGAGCCTTCAACTTATTCTAAAGCAAGCCTTGACCAAAGTTAACATTAAGAAACCTGTTACACTACATTGGCTACGTCATAGTTACGCCACACACCTGCTAGAAAGCGGTACCGATTTGCGATACATTCAAGAACTTTTGGGACACAACAGTAGCAAAACAACCGAAATTTACACTCATGTAAGTACGAAAAGTATTCAACAAATAAAAAGTCCTTTTGATGATTTGTAATCTTTTTTCATTACTTTTGAAAAAAAAAAAAAAAAAAAAAAAAAAAGCGAAACAAACCTTCGCCAATCTACCCTATTTTGGGTGTATATACGAAGGTTTGTTTCGCATATATACTAGTTGCCTGCAACCGTAGAGCGACAGTGCTAAATATCAACATTCCGACAAAAAAGAAACATTTTTTCGGCAAAGCCGTTTGGCTATTCTTCGCAAAAATTAAAAGAGGTGCAACCAACCGCACAATGGCAACACTTTCGCACCACATTTAATTTTGCCCCAACGCTCCCAAGCCCACCCACCACCCCAATATTTTTTTGACAGGAATTTCAACTAAAAACTTTGGCAATCGGAACATAATGTTTAAATTTGCCAAAATTGTCAAGGTAAAAATTTCAAGAAGATGAAAGAAACATTTGGAGCATACATTCACAAACTTAGGTCTGAAAACGGCTTGACTTTGACCAAACTTGCGGCTGCATTGGACATTGACCAATCTACACTTTCAAAAATTGAAAATGGGAAAAGAAATGTACCCGAAGAAATATTGCCCAAACTTTCAGCCTTTTTTAATCTTGACTTGAAAAAATTAGAACACGAATATTTAAGTGAGAAAATTGCAGAGCTGATTTATCCACAAGAAGAAACCAAAGAAATATTCAAAGCAGCCGAAGAAAAGGCAAAATATTTCAGAACAATAAAAACGCAACAAGGTACAATAAAGTTTTAACTATGGTAGGAGCATCACTATTTTCAAGTGCAGGCATAGCGGAAACTTACTTTGATGAAGTAGGAATAAACATTATTGCTGCTAATGAATTGGTTCAGGAAAGAGCCGATTTGTATCAGGCTTTATATCCAAATTCAAAAATGATTGCAGGAAGTATTTTAGACGAAAATGTTTTTAAAACACTCGTAAAAAATACTCCCGAAAAATTAGACTTTCTGATTGCTTCACCTCCTTGCCAAGGAATGAGTGTTGCAGGAAAAAACAGAAATATTGAGCAAATGCTCAATGACGAGAGAAATTATCTTGTTTTCAAAATCATTGATTTTATCAAGCTAAAATCACCAGACTTCGTGCTGATTGAAAATGTTCCGACATTTTTCAAATTGGTTTTGCCTTACAAAAATCAACAATTAAAAGTCGTTGAAATTTTAAATCTTCTTTTTGGCAAAGAATACAACATTGAAGCAAATGTTTATGATGCAGCTGAATTTGGTGTAGCTCAAAGACGAACAAGAGCAATTATAAAATTGTATCGAAAAGGTAAAAAATGGGGACAACCAATAAAATCTGAAAAGCAAATAACCGTAGAAGAAAAAATTGGTTTTTTGCCAAGCATTGAAGCAGGACAAAAATCAAATGTGAAATGGCACTTTGCCCGAAAACATTCTGATAACCACATTCAATGGATGAAACATACACCAACAGGACAAACAGCATTTGACAATAAAGAATTTTTCCCTGTAAAACCAAATGGAGAAAAAATCAAAAGTTACAACACATCGTATAGACGAATTAATTGGGATGAACCTGCACCGACAATTACGATGCGTAACGATGCAATCAGTTCGCAACTGAATGTACACCCGGGCAGAAAATTGAAAAACGGAACGTATTCTGATGCAAGAGTTTTGACACCTTTAGAATTGATGTTGTTGTCGTCTTTGCCACAAGATTGGAATATTCCAGACAACACCCCCGAATTGCTTATTAGAAAATGTATTGGCGAATGTATTCCGCCTTTGCTCATTAAAAATATTGTTGCCCAAATAAACCGATAATATGACTTTAAGAATTGATAGTAAAAAGTGGATTTTATACAGACACACAAGGGATTTTGATAAACTTTGTGTTGTTGCTGAATTTTTGAAGTCTTACACCAAAACAGGAATTTCAACAGATGAAAAAACACAATTAAATTTAAAATTACGTGAATTGGGATTGTATAATGAACGAAATCCCGAATTACCGCTTGATGCGATAAATCACAAAATCAATCAGCTTTCGTATTATATGTTTGGCTACCAAGCCAAGGTTGACGGACAAGACAGATTTTTGTTTAGTCCGCTTGGCAACTTGTTTTTGAAACACCTTGAAGATAAAGAGAAAACGGCTAAAATATTTCTTACAATGCTTTGGGCTGTTCAATATCAGCACCCACACA from Flavobacterium nitratireducens includes:
- a CDS encoding tyrosine-type recombinase/integrase is translated as MKWSAKPIVHKGEKRIGVYFEKNTELIARIKQIEDARWSQQKTVWHIPDTEENRIRFKITPLSQTIPSEEAQVQIEKFKQWMRSKRYSKSTIVTYCEALKSFLLFYREKAIAAITNEDVIIYNNDYILKNNLSASYQNQIVNAIKLYFKTIQDTKIEVDKIPRPKRAKVLPNVLSKEEIKLILNAHNNLKHKMMLSMIYSCGLRSGELLALQPVHIDSKRNIVLLKNSKGKKDRIAPLSPKILEMLREYYTICKPTTYLFEGQTKGQPYDSRSLQLILKQALTKVNIKKPVTLHWLRHSYATHLLESGTDLRYIQELLGHNSSKTTEIYTHVSTKSIQQIKSPFDDL
- a CDS encoding helix-turn-helix domain-containing protein, whose product is MKETFGAYIHKLRSENGLTLTKLAAALDIDQSTLSKIENGKRNVPEEILPKLSAFFNLDLKKLEHEYLSEKIAELIYPQEETKEIFKAAEEKAKYFRTIKTQQGTIKF
- the dcm gene encoding DNA (cytosine-5-)-methyltransferase; translated protein: MVGASLFSSAGIAETYFDEVGINIIAANELVQERADLYQALYPNSKMIAGSILDENVFKTLVKNTPEKLDFLIASPPCQGMSVAGKNRNIEQMLNDERNYLVFKIIDFIKLKSPDFVLIENVPTFFKLVLPYKNQQLKVVEILNLLFGKEYNIEANVYDAAEFGVAQRRTRAIIKLYRKGKKWGQPIKSEKQITVEEKIGFLPSIEAGQKSNVKWHFARKHSDNHIQWMKHTPTGQTAFDNKEFFPVKPNGEKIKSYNTSYRRINWDEPAPTITMRNDAISSQLNVHPGRKLKNGTYSDARVLTPLELMLLSSLPQDWNIPDNTPELLIRKCIGECIPPLLIKNIVAQINR